The Edaphobacter sp. 12200R-103 genome contains a region encoding:
- a CDS encoding ferrochelatase encodes MSHAVLLLAHGTPDVLGEMAEYLSKVTGGRPMPEEVIEELKHRYAQIGLKETPGSEPPPLTKWTLAQGRALEAALDGQRVYIAMRNWSPYIADVVEQMRADGVTSIRAICLAPQNSRTSVGLYRRALIAAATGMEVDFVAGWAENPFLIQAFAEKLLPVWSSANADLGRKAPVLFTAHSVPCRTIMTGEASIAGARPGTPMQDTPDPYPVEAKRTAALVAEQLAPAGLAETDWYFAFQSQGVSGGPWIGPTVEDTLKALKQEGHLGVVLQPVGFVCDHVEVLYDIDIAFKQSAAELGLKLWRAESLNDSPTLTRALAEIVRAASTTESAEAAPAKVG; translated from the coding sequence ATGAGCCACGCCGTTCTCCTGCTCGCACATGGAACTCCCGATGTGCTGGGAGAGATGGCCGAGTATCTCAGCAAGGTGACCGGCGGCCGCCCCATGCCGGAAGAGGTCATCGAGGAGCTGAAACATCGCTACGCCCAGATCGGCCTGAAAGAAACACCCGGCAGTGAGCCTCCGCCGCTGACCAAGTGGACGCTCGCGCAGGGGCGTGCTCTTGAAGCGGCCCTCGACGGTCAGCGCGTCTACATCGCGATGCGCAACTGGTCCCCCTACATCGCCGATGTGGTGGAGCAAATGCGCGCCGACGGCGTTACCAGCATTCGCGCCATCTGCCTCGCCCCTCAAAACTCGCGCACCAGCGTCGGACTTTATCGCAGGGCCCTGATAGCCGCAGCCACCGGCATGGAAGTCGATTTCGTCGCCGGCTGGGCGGAGAATCCTTTCCTTATACAGGCCTTCGCGGAGAAGCTTCTGCCCGTCTGGTCCAGCGCCAACGCGGATCTCGGCAGAAAAGCGCCCGTTCTTTTCACTGCACACAGCGTTCCCTGCCGCACCATCATGACAGGCGAGGCCTCCATCGCCGGCGCGCGCCCCGGAACACCGATGCAGGACACCCCCGATCCGTATCCCGTGGAAGCAAAGCGAACCGCCGCGCTGGTCGCGGAGCAGCTCGCTCCCGCAGGACTGGCGGAGACTGACTGGTACTTCGCGTTCCAGAGTCAGGGCGTGAGCGGAGGCCCCTGGATCGGCCCGACCGTAGAAGATACCCTCAAGGCGCTGAAACAGGAAGGCCACCTCGGCGTCGTCCTTCAGCCCGTGGGCTTCGTCTGCGATCACGTCGAGGTTCTCTACGACATCGACATCGCCTTCAAACAATCTGCCGCGGAGCTGGGCCTGAAGCTATGGCGCGCTGAAAGCCTGAATGACTCCCCCACACTCACCCGGGCTCTCGCCGAGATCGTCAGGGCTGCATCCACAACGGAGTCAGCCGAAGCCGCACCTGCAAAGGTAGGCTGA
- the hemE gene encoding uroporphyrinogen decarboxylase has product MKESPIEANDAAVADQPATLGTSRFVRACLRQPVDRTPVWLLRQAGRYMPEYMAVRKHHSLLEICRTPEIAAEVTITAAERLGVDAAIIFADLLLPFTPMGVDFEFLAGEGPVVHTPIRTLEQVRALRTDRVEELSYVAQAIERVARHFAAPRTDGDQLGIIGFCGAPFTLASYMIEGGSSRNYIETKRMMYSDREAWPLLMEKLIGVLTAYAAQQVQAGADVIQIFDSWAGALSVTDYREYCLAPTTELVRRIQALGVPVIYFGVDTASLLPTMRQTGADVIGLDWRIPLSEGWKALGETCAVQGNLDPITLFAPQNVLRARVHEVLDAAAGRPGHIFNLGHGIVPGTPVENVIQTVKWVQEHRAQ; this is encoded by the coding sequence TTGAAGGAATCACCGATAGAAGCGAATGACGCAGCAGTGGCAGACCAGCCGGCAACCCTCGGAACCAGCCGGTTCGTTCGTGCCTGCCTGCGTCAGCCGGTAGACCGTACCCCTGTGTGGCTGCTGCGGCAGGCCGGGCGCTACATGCCGGAGTATATGGCGGTGCGAAAGCATCACTCGTTGCTTGAGATATGCAGGACGCCGGAGATCGCCGCCGAGGTCACCATTACCGCCGCCGAACGCCTGGGCGTGGATGCCGCCATCATCTTCGCCGACCTGCTTCTGCCCTTCACCCCCATGGGCGTCGACTTCGAATTTCTCGCCGGCGAAGGCCCCGTGGTCCATACGCCGATTCGCACGCTCGAGCAGGTTCGCGCCCTCAGGACTGACCGCGTCGAGGAGCTGAGCTACGTCGCGCAGGCCATCGAACGCGTTGCGCGCCACTTTGCTGCTCCGCGCACGGATGGCGACCAGCTGGGCATCATCGGTTTCTGCGGCGCTCCTTTTACGCTCGCCAGCTACATGATCGAAGGCGGCTCCTCGCGCAACTACATCGAGACCAAGCGAATGATGTACAGCGATCGCGAGGCGTGGCCGCTGCTGATGGAAAAGCTCATCGGCGTGCTCACAGCCTACGCCGCGCAGCAGGTCCAGGCCGGCGCCGACGTCATCCAGATCTTCGACAGCTGGGCGGGAGCACTGAGCGTGACCGATTACCGCGAATACTGTCTCGCCCCAACGACCGAGCTCGTGCGTCGCATTCAGGCGCTCGGCGTTCCCGTCATTTACTTCGGCGTCGATACGGCGTCGCTGCTGCCCACCATGCGGCAGACCGGGGCTGATGTCATCGGGCTCGACTGGCGCATTCCGCTCTCCGAGGGCTGGAAGGCCCTGGGTGAAACATGCGCCGTGCAGGGCAACCTCGATCCGATCACGCTCTTCGCGCCGCAGAACGTTCTTCGGGCGCGCGTCCATGAGGTGCTCGACGCTGCAGCCGGAAGGCCCGGCCACATCTTCAATCTCGGGCACGGAATCGTGCCGGGGACCCCGGTGGAGAACGTCATCCAGACCGTGAAGTGGGTCCAGGAGCACAGAGCACAATGA
- the purS gene encoding phosphoribosylformylglycinamidine synthase subunit PurS, whose product MKAHVYVTLKRTVLDAQGQTVADALRRMQYRGVADVRQGKYFVLTLEDGIGRAEAEAEVARIVREVLTNPVIEESSFRLED is encoded by the coding sequence ATGAAGGCTCATGTCTATGTCACGTTGAAACGGACCGTGCTGGATGCCCAGGGGCAGACAGTTGCGGATGCGCTGCGGAGAATGCAGTACCGCGGAGTCGCCGATGTGCGGCAGGGGAAGTACTTTGTGCTCACGCTCGAGGATGGCATTGGCCGTGCCGAGGCTGAGGCCGAGGTCGCCCGCATCGTCCGCGAGGTCCTTACCAATCCCGTCATCGAAGAGTCCAGCTTCCGCCTGGAAGACTGA
- a CDS encoding inorganic diphosphatase: protein MVNYLELPVGSDSPEVINAVIEIPLEGINKYEYDKKLHVFRLDRNLYSPVHYPGDYGFIPSTLGDDGDPLDVLVLVDAPSFPGCVMEVRPIGLLEMRDQGLGDEKVLAVGKGNPRYKDVWNFSEIYPHVLKEITHFFAIYKDLEGKRVEVKGWRDASFARAKVLEAQQRFIDNKAEENAKASVSK, encoded by the coding sequence ATGGTGAACTACCTTGAGCTTCCTGTGGGCTCTGATTCCCCCGAGGTAATCAACGCGGTCATCGAGATTCCGCTGGAAGGAATCAACAAGTACGAGTACGACAAGAAGCTGCATGTCTTTCGTCTCGACCGCAACCTCTACTCCCCCGTGCACTACCCTGGCGACTACGGCTTTATCCCCTCTACGCTGGGGGATGATGGCGACCCTCTCGACGTTCTGGTTCTGGTGGATGCTCCAAGCTTCCCCGGCTGCGTGATGGAGGTCCGTCCCATCGGCCTGCTGGAGATGCGCGACCAGGGCTTAGGCGACGAGAAGGTCTTGGCGGTGGGGAAGGGAAACCCGCGCTACAAGGACGTTTGGAACTTCTCCGAGATCTACCCGCACGTGCTCAAGGAGATCACGCATTTCTTCGCCATCTATAAGGATCTTGAGGGCAAGCGCGTCGAAGTAAAGGGCTGGCGTGATGCCTCGTTCGCTCGTGCGAAGGTGCTGGAAGCGCAGCAGAGGTTCATTGACAATAAGGCCGAGGAGAACGCCAAGGCTTCCGTCTCGAAGTAA
- the dinB gene encoding DNA polymerase IV: MDDPGLYGATPMAIRKIVHVDMDAFYASVEQRDDASLRGRPVVVAWRGKRSVVCAASYEARKFGVRSAMAAVHAERLCPDAIFIPPDFSRYKAVSQAVQEIFRRHTDLIEPLSLDEAYLDVTKNRMGLATATLVARTIRQQIRGELNLTASAGVAPNKFLAKIASDWRKPDGLFVIQPHEVEEFLTPLPVGRIPGVGKVMEKRLEQIGVAKVGHLRRMGQGELQRLFGKYGMRLYELSRGIDHSRVIPDRPTKSISSEDTFESDIPLDAMEEIIRMLAEKVWNASRKQGRIARTVVLKLKTSDFNILTRSHTPAAPPSSAEELAEIALSLRERIEPASDQRFRLAGVGLNNFQDAERLASSLFD, encoded by the coding sequence ATGGACGATCCCGGATTGTATGGCGCGACTCCTATGGCGATTCGCAAGATCGTTCATGTCGATATGGATGCCTTCTACGCATCGGTGGAGCAGCGCGACGATGCCTCGCTGCGAGGCAGGCCTGTGGTTGTGGCGTGGCGAGGAAAGCGATCGGTAGTCTGCGCGGCTTCGTATGAGGCACGAAAGTTCGGGGTGCGTTCCGCGATGGCGGCGGTTCATGCCGAACGCCTTTGTCCTGACGCGATCTTTATACCGCCGGACTTTTCGCGATACAAGGCGGTTTCGCAGGCGGTGCAGGAGATCTTCCGGAGGCATACGGACCTGATTGAGCCGCTCTCGCTGGATGAGGCCTATCTGGATGTGACGAAGAACAGGATGGGGCTGGCAACCGCGACTCTGGTAGCAAGGACGATTCGACAGCAGATACGCGGGGAGTTGAACCTGACGGCCTCGGCCGGGGTAGCGCCTAATAAATTTCTGGCGAAGATTGCTTCGGACTGGCGCAAACCCGATGGGCTGTTCGTCATCCAGCCGCATGAGGTGGAGGAGTTCCTGACGCCACTGCCGGTCGGAAGGATTCCAGGCGTTGGCAAGGTGATGGAGAAGCGATTGGAGCAGATCGGGGTGGCGAAGGTCGGTCATCTGCGCCGCATGGGGCAAGGAGAGCTTCAGAGGCTTTTCGGCAAATACGGGATGAGGCTTTACGAGCTTTCTCGCGGGATCGACCACAGCAGGGTGATTCCGGACAGGCCGACGAAGTCGATCTCGTCCGAGGATACCTTTGAGAGCGATATTCCGCTGGATGCGATGGAGGAGATTATTCGCATGCTGGCGGAGAAGGTCTGGAATGCCTCGCGCAAACAAGGCCGCATCGCACGGACCGTTGTCTTGAAGCTGAAGACGAGCGATTTCAACATTCTGACTCGCAGCCATACGCCTGCGGCTCCTCCTTCCTCCGCCGAGGAACTGGCGGAGATTGCGCTCTCGCTGCGGGAGCGGATCGAGCCTGCTTCCGATCAGAGATTCCGTCTGGCGGGGGTGGGGCTGAACAACTTTCAGGATGCAGAGAGGCTGGCATCGTCGCTCTTTGACTGA
- a CDS encoding RNA polymerase sigma factor has protein sequence MSYSPDESLESSLVVENEAGLRSLEHEVLGLHDQLRARLLRYAVSLGLSPHDAEDVIQEVFLALFRHLQAGRSRVNLAGWTFRVTHNLSLKKRIRQNADVGGTNDDLWASHLESAGGNPEEEMIFNERHLILRRTFEALPEVDRLCIQLRAEGLKYREIAEILGISLGGVANYLSRSFGRLRRSEGGET, from the coding sequence ATGTCCTATAGTCCCGATGAAAGCCTTGAATCCTCACTCGTCGTTGAAAACGAAGCCGGACTTCGTTCGCTCGAGCACGAGGTCCTGGGCCTGCACGATCAGCTTCGAGCGCGGCTTTTGCGATACGCGGTCTCCCTCGGTTTAAGTCCGCACGATGCCGAAGATGTCATCCAGGAGGTCTTTCTCGCCCTCTTCAGGCATCTGCAGGCCGGGCGTTCGCGGGTAAACCTGGCGGGTTGGACCTTCCGGGTCACTCACAATCTTTCGCTGAAGAAGAGGATCCGGCAGAACGCGGATGTTGGCGGAACGAATGACGATCTCTGGGCTTCCCATCTGGAGAGTGCAGGTGGAAACCCGGAAGAGGAAATGATCTTCAACGAGCGGCATCTCATCCTGCGACGCACCTTTGAGGCTTTGCCCGAGGTCGATCGCCTCTGCATCCAGTTACGCGCCGAAGGTCTGAAATATCGCGAGATCGCAGAGATTCTCGGAATATCTCTCGGTGGTGTAGCAAACTACCTGAGCCGTTCGTTCGGCCGCCTGCGGAGAAGCGAGGGAGGGGAAACGTGA
- a CDS encoding anti-sigma factor, with the protein MSIRPGHLSEVDLIRYLDREMSESESAAARLHLEGCEACSSDLREIAHVGEEMSRMIAAPFHLTDAVQARSSLQAKLKNAGPSLQPKNRFPVWLRSRMTPAFLGGVAGVLAIAALFLLLPNPGRSNAERAASLPNRALTPGMTRQVELGDICREGDDDLDPAVPVQRKEAVFREYGISPDHAGNDFQVDYLISPQLGGTDDVRNLWPQSYKETTWNAAAKDELERHLSQLVCERKITLQEAQHAIAHDWIAAYQKYF; encoded by the coding sequence GTGAGCATCAGACCCGGCCACCTGTCAGAGGTAGACCTGATCCGTTATCTCGATCGGGAGATGAGTGAAAGCGAAAGCGCAGCGGCGCGTTTGCATCTGGAGGGGTGCGAAGCCTGCAGCAGCGACCTCAGAGAGATCGCGCACGTTGGAGAAGAGATGAGCAGGATGATCGCCGCTCCCTTCCATCTGACGGATGCGGTACAGGCGCGAAGTTCGCTTCAGGCAAAGCTAAAAAATGCAGGACCTTCCCTTCAGCCGAAGAATCGATTTCCTGTATGGCTGAGGAGCAGAATGACTCCGGCCTTTCTTGGAGGCGTCGCGGGTGTGCTGGCCATTGCGGCGCTGTTTCTCCTTCTTCCCAATCCCGGAAGATCGAACGCTGAGAGAGCGGCGTCTCTGCCGAATAGAGCCCTTACTCCGGGAATGACGCGCCAGGTTGAACTGGGGGACATCTGCAGGGAGGGCGACGATGATCTCGATCCCGCTGTGCCCGTTCAGAGGAAAGAGGCGGTCTTTCGCGAGTATGGAATCTCTCCGGACCACGCGGGCAATGACTTTCAGGTGGATTATCTGATTAGCCCGCAACTCGGCGGCACCGATGATGTCAGAAATCTCTGGCCGCAATCCTATAAAGAGACCACCTGGAACGCCGCGGCGAAAGACGAACTTGAGAGGCACCTGTCTCAACTGGTTTGCGAGAGGAAGATCACTCTTCAAGAGGCGCAACACGCGATTGCGCATGATTGGATTGCCGCTTACCAGAAATATTTCTGA
- a CDS encoding beta-propeller fold lactonase family protein, with translation MHKKLSFALLLGCAFWLTACKSQNEQKAIPETKAPVESGAPKIYTTDEVSGDLTIIDSGNGNMLATVHLGKRPRGIHPSPDEKTLYVALSGTPIAGPDVDESTLPPPDKSADGIGVFDVAQRKLVKIIPGGSDPENFDVSKDGKQLYISNEDISAVSIIDIASGTVAKTLKIGAQPEGVKVSPDGKEVYVTSEETSQIAVLDPEAGKIIATFKVGHRPRSVAFMPDGKHAYINAENDGTVVMVDTKRHKVVKTIQLGQAGLVKPMGVLLSPDGKRLYVSTGRGRTVFTIDTATNKVLGSVEVGKRPWGIALSPDGTKLYSANGPSNDVSEVDLATNTVTRRFKAGEGPWGIVVLK, from the coding sequence ATGCATAAGAAATTGAGCTTTGCACTGCTGCTTGGGTGCGCGTTCTGGCTGACCGCCTGCAAATCGCAGAACGAGCAGAAAGCCATTCCCGAAACCAAGGCGCCTGTGGAGTCGGGTGCTCCGAAGATCTACACCACTGACGAGGTCTCAGGAGATCTCACCATCATCGATAGCGGCAATGGAAATATGCTCGCCACGGTTCACCTCGGCAAGCGGCCACGCGGAATTCATCCGAGCCCGGATGAGAAGACCCTATACGTTGCCCTGAGCGGCACCCCTATTGCAGGTCCCGATGTAGACGAGAGCACGTTGCCGCCTCCCGACAAGAGCGCCGACGGAATCGGAGTTTTCGACGTGGCCCAGCGGAAACTGGTCAAGATCATCCCCGGTGGATCCGATCCGGAGAACTTCGATGTCAGCAAAGATGGCAAGCAGCTCTATATCTCCAACGAAGATATCTCCGCCGTCAGTATCATCGATATCGCTTCAGGCACTGTCGCCAAGACCCTGAAGATCGGCGCCCAGCCTGAAGGAGTGAAAGTCAGTCCCGACGGCAAAGAGGTCTATGTGACTTCGGAAGAGACCAGCCAGATTGCGGTCCTCGATCCCGAGGCCGGCAAGATTATCGCAACCTTCAAGGTAGGGCATCGCCCACGCTCAGTCGCATTTATGCCCGATGGCAAGCACGCTTACATCAACGCAGAGAATGACGGGACCGTAGTCATGGTCGACACCAAACGGCACAAGGTCGTAAAGACGATCCAGCTTGGCCAGGCCGGCCTGGTGAAGCCCATGGGAGTTCTGCTGTCACCGGACGGCAAGCGTCTCTACGTCAGTACCGGACGCGGGCGCACAGTCTTCACCATCGATACAGCGACCAACAAGGTTCTCGGTTCCGTGGAAGTCGGCAAGCGTCCGTGGGGAATCGCGCTCTCTCCCGACGGTACTAAGCTCTACTCCGCCAACGGGCCATCGAACGATGTATCAGAGGTTGATCTGGCAACGAACACCGTTACCCGCAGGTTCAAAGCCGGAGAAGGCCCCTGGGGAATCGTTGTTCTTAAATAA
- a CDS encoding carboxypeptidase regulatory-like domain-containing protein, which produces MILTARRLSLLVLGAAFVVTGCSRKEDHPAASTATPQAAPAAPTFKVDPATAGTITGTVHYKGKLPPRTLIDMSEDPACVAAHHTKAYDESIMVGKGGVLANAFVYISKGLEGKNFATPTEAVIIDQKGCWFHPRILGVQVNQPVEIINSDPVTHNIHPMGSANRAWNHSQGPGDPPLHRKFTSPEVMIPVKCNIHGWMHAYIGVLDHPYFAVSKEDGTFTIPNLPPGTYTLTIWQEKLGTQEQQITVSPQQHAVADFTYKGK; this is translated from the coding sequence ATGATATTGACTGCCAGAAGACTCTCTCTCCTCGTTCTCGGCGCCGCATTTGTAGTGACTGGATGCTCCCGGAAAGAGGATCATCCGGCAGCTTCCACTGCGACCCCGCAGGCTGCGCCCGCTGCACCGACCTTCAAAGTAGACCCGGCCACCGCCGGAACGATTACCGGCACGGTGCACTATAAGGGCAAGCTGCCACCGCGAACGCTGATCGACATGAGCGAAGACCCGGCATGCGTCGCTGCGCACCACACAAAGGCATATGACGAATCCATCATGGTGGGCAAGGGTGGAGTGCTCGCCAATGCCTTCGTCTACATCAGCAAGGGGCTTGAAGGAAAGAACTTCGCGACGCCGACCGAAGCCGTCATCATCGACCAAAAAGGATGCTGGTTCCATCCCCGTATTCTTGGAGTCCAGGTGAACCAGCCCGTGGAGATCATCAACTCCGACCCCGTGACCCACAACATTCATCCCATGGGATCGGCAAACCGTGCCTGGAATCATAGCCAGGGGCCGGGTGATCCTCCGCTGCATCGCAAGTTCACCAGCCCCGAGGTGATGATTCCCGTAAAGTGCAACATCCACGGCTGGATGCACGCCTACATCGGCGTTCTCGATCATCCCTATTTCGCCGTATCGAAGGAGGATGGCACATTCACGATTCCGAATCTTCCTCCCGGAACCTACACGCTTACGATATGGCAGGAGAAGCTGGGAACGCAGGAGCAACAGATCACCGTAAGCCCGCAGCAACATGCGGTTGCCGATTTCACATACAAGGGGAAGTAA
- a CDS encoding cytochrome-c peroxidase, producing MLGWAVLVTPLILLTAGCKSVVPDTPIGKEVHIQPPLGLPPVPIPKDNPPTAETIALGRRLFYDKRLSKDNTLACASCHEPNAYFTDNLRVSKGAGGQLGVRNAPTLLNVAYQPFQFWDGRALTLEDQAASPMINPVEMNQAHKVSVSKLRRDPVYHTMFRAAFGTEDVTLSRIEKALASFERTLLSGDSAFDRFQYGGDSNALTPQQVRGLAVFINPTKGNCAACHTINAQYALFTDGKFHNLGEGVEEDGVTFKDLGRYHQTGVQTDRGAFKTPTLRNVAKTAPYMHDGSLKTLKEVVDFYAGQGNSNPNLDKEIQTIHLSGQDRDDLVAFLNSLTGDLPANAGPPGKE from the coding sequence ATGCTTGGATGGGCTGTGCTCGTCACTCCGCTGATCCTGCTGACCGCAGGATGTAAGTCCGTTGTGCCTGACACCCCTATCGGCAAGGAAGTTCACATACAGCCGCCTCTCGGCCTGCCACCGGTCCCCATCCCGAAGGACAATCCTCCCACCGCCGAGACCATCGCGCTGGGACGCCGGCTGTTCTATGACAAACGCCTCTCGAAGGACAACACTCTTGCCTGTGCAAGCTGCCACGAGCCGAATGCCTACTTCACCGATAATCTGCGGGTCTCCAAGGGAGCAGGTGGCCAGCTCGGCGTTCGCAACGCGCCGACGCTGCTCAATGTCGCCTATCAGCCCTTCCAGTTCTGGGACGGGCGAGCCCTGACGCTTGAAGATCAGGCCGCGAGCCCGATGATCAATCCTGTGGAGATGAACCAGGCCCACAAGGTCTCCGTCTCAAAGCTGAGGCGCGATCCGGTGTATCACACCATGTTTCGCGCGGCCTTCGGGACTGAAGACGTAACCCTGAGCAGAATCGAAAAGGCGCTCGCAAGCTTCGAGAGAACGCTTTTAAGCGGAGACTCTGCCTTCGATCGCTTTCAGTACGGTGGCGACAGCAATGCGCTGACACCGCAACAGGTACGCGGACTGGCCGTCTTCATCAATCCCACGAAGGGCAACTGCGCCGCCTGTCACACTATCAACGCTCAATATGCCCTGTTTACCGACGGTAAGTTTCACAACCTCGGCGAAGGGGTAGAAGAGGACGGCGTAACATTCAAAGATCTCGGACGCTATCATCAGACCGGCGTCCAAACCGACCGCGGAGCATTTAAGACCCCAACCCTGCGCAACGTCGCAAAGACAGCGCCTTACATGCACGATGGAAGTCTAAAGACCTTGAAGGAGGTCGTAGACTTTTATGCCGGGCAGGGAAACTCGAATCCGAATCTCGATAAGGAGATCCAAACGATCCACCTTTCAGGACAGGATAGGGACGACCTTGTCGCTTTTCTCAATTCGCTCACAGGAGATCTGCCCGCGAACGCGGGACCACCCGGTAAGGAGTAA
- a CDS encoding PQQ-binding-like beta-propeller repeat protein has product MKARKLSGSFPPARMAVLLLAGAVSCGWAGFAYGQSKSSPEWTTSSYNPQRDAWQRHETKITAQNAGKVQLLWKLKTDNKTMGMQSFREPLIASGIKTTQGAKTVAIFAGSSNDVFVIDAETGKMVWQKKLKWASSQPEEAGEGRGFICTNALSATPVITPAGAKERVLYVITTDGYLHLMDPATGDEKDAPVQMLPNVYGKPYGLNLVNGIVYTITGQGCGGVPNALYAYNTVTKKVTMSSPPQGGLWGTAGPAIGSDGTIYFESGDHPYDAKAGLLSTSVQAYTFSNDTLKLKDYYTPTNYEWLTKRDLDLNTTPVIFSYKGRDLLVGGGKEGRFFMLDSRSIGGADHETPLFRSELIANANVNFQTEGTWGSFAAWKDKKGTQWVLAPNGGPTTVKFPINYGDTPNGGILAFKIEDKDGKTVMTNAWQSADMLTAEPPVVANGLVFVLAGGEYTGQTNEVEGGLYSAEDRIERSKPAKLYVLDAETGKELYNSGDQIASFLHQAGLSVAGGRIMFGTFDGTVYCFGIK; this is encoded by the coding sequence ATGAAAGCACGCAAGCTGTCCGGATCTTTTCCCCCGGCGCGCATGGCCGTTCTGCTTCTTGCAGGAGCTGTGAGCTGCGGTTGGGCAGGATTCGCCTATGGGCAATCGAAGAGCTCGCCGGAGTGGACGACGAGCAGCTATAACCCCCAGCGCGATGCCTGGCAACGGCATGAGACAAAGATCACGGCGCAGAATGCAGGCAAGGTTCAGCTGCTATGGAAGCTGAAGACCGATAACAAGACGATGGGTATGCAGTCGTTCCGTGAGCCATTGATTGCTTCGGGCATCAAGACCACGCAGGGCGCCAAAACGGTCGCGATCTTTGCGGGAAGCTCCAATGACGTCTTCGTGATCGATGCCGAGACCGGCAAGATGGTGTGGCAGAAGAAGCTGAAGTGGGCTTCGAGCCAGCCGGAGGAAGCTGGGGAGGGCCGCGGCTTTATCTGCACGAACGCCCTGAGCGCCACTCCGGTGATTACTCCGGCTGGAGCAAAGGAGCGTGTGCTCTACGTCATCACGACTGACGGGTATCTGCACCTGATGGATCCGGCAACGGGAGACGAAAAAGATGCGCCCGTGCAGATGCTGCCTAATGTGTATGGCAAGCCTTACGGCCTGAATCTCGTCAATGGCATCGTCTATACCATTACCGGTCAGGGCTGCGGCGGTGTGCCGAATGCTCTTTATGCTTACAACACGGTTACGAAGAAAGTAACCATGTCATCGCCTCCACAGGGTGGACTCTGGGGAACGGCAGGACCTGCCATCGGCAGCGATGGGACGATCTACTTCGAGTCCGGAGATCATCCCTACGACGCCAAGGCAGGCCTGCTGTCAACCAGCGTGCAGGCGTATACCTTCTCGAACGACACGTTGAAACTGAAGGACTACTACACGCCGACCAACTACGAGTGGCTGACCAAGCGCGATCTTGACCTGAACACCACGCCGGTCATCTTCTCGTACAAGGGTCGCGATCTTCTGGTGGGCGGCGGCAAAGAAGGACGGTTCTTCATGCTTGACAGCCGGTCCATCGGCGGTGCGGACCATGAGACTCCGCTCTTCCGTTCGGAGCTGATTGCAAATGCCAACGTGAACTTTCAGACGGAAGGAACGTGGGGCAGCTTCGCGGCCTGGAAGGACAAGAAGGGCACGCAGTGGGTACTGGCTCCCAACGGCGGACCGACGACGGTCAAGTTCCCGATCAACTATGGCGACACGCCGAATGGCGGAATTCTCGCCTTCAAGATCGAGGACAAGGACGGAAAGACCGTGATGACCAATGCGTGGCAGTCGGCAGATATGTTGACGGCGGAGCCTCCGGTCGTCGCTAACGGCCTGGTCTTTGTCCTGGCTGGTGGCGAGTACACGGGACAGACCAACGAGGTTGAGGGCGGTCTCTACTCTGCAGAGGACAGGATCGAGCGGTCGAAGCCTGCCAAGCTGTACGTGCTCGATGCCGAGACCGGCAAGGAGCTTTACAACAGCGGAGACCAGATCGCTTCGTTCCTTCATCAGGCGGGACTGTCGGTCGCCGGCGGTCGCATCATGTTCGGTACCTTCGACGGAACCGTCTACTGCTTCGGCATTAAATAG